From the Microplitis mediator isolate UGA2020A chromosome 6, iyMicMedi2.1, whole genome shotgun sequence genome, one window contains:
- the LOC130669406 gene encoding magnesium-dependent phosphatase 1-like gives MAAENNENIKKPKIIVFDLDYTLWPFWIDTHVTPPFSRKHDSIVDAQGKKIKYYEQVPEILENLAKEGFEIGIASRTSEIKGAYQLLKLLNWDKYIKYTEIYPGCKITHFNKIKEASGVDFKDMIFFDDERRNIDDLTKVGVLSIYVKNGLNKNEIKNGLEQFKSRQ, from the exons atggccgcagaaaataatgaaaatattaaaaaacctAAGATAATCGTCTTCGATCTCg attacacTCTGTGGCCATTTTGGATCGACACTCACGTGACTCCGCCATTTTCTCGAAA acaTGACTCTATAGTAGACGCACaaggcaaaaaaataaaatattacgagCAAGTGCcagaaattttagaaaatttggcCAAAGAAGGCTTCGAAATTGGCATCGCCTCGCGTACTTCCGAAATAAAGGGAGCATAtcaattacttaaattactaAACTGGGATAAATATATCAAGTATACGGAAATATATCCTGGATGCAAGATTACGCACTTTaacaa gaTCAAAGAAGCATCAGGAGTTGATTTTAAAgacatgattttttttgatgatgaACGTCGCAATATTGATGACCTAACGAAAGTAGGTGTGCTGTCAATTTACGTTAAAAATGGCTTgaacaaaaatgaaataaaaaatggcctAGAACAATTTAAATCTCGTCAATaa